The Artemia franciscana chromosome 11, ASM3288406v1, whole genome shotgun sequence DNA segment TAATTAACATCATTtgtctttagaaggggataaagaccagatagataaaggacagattTATCACAGAATGTAGTATATAGCCTAcccagtgcacgtctattatacttccctcgattagcaactatcttagaatagcccatttgaataACTGAACCGTATTCACATCAGCCAGCCAGGAagcagcttactaagcccaacaaaaagcattagttaagttcaaaaagctcaacagttgtaattaattatcaatctacaccaaaagacagaaaattgcaaatcatgagcaatgttcttagtgctcttcagccgaaaatataggaataataggattttagccaaaatataggcattttataggagtgcattaaaatataggaatttataggcgagtccgaACACTGTACCacagataaatttatttaacttaattttcaaattcaacCTTACCTGGTGATTTAATTTACATTCTTCTAaagaaattcttcatttttcttcgtttttgctCAATAAACAAACTACAACTTCAAGATGAACATCTAaagcagtggttctcaaccggggtccacatggaccctaggggtccatgtaatatttccgggggtccacaggcaaaacacaacaaattgggggtccacaatgatattttgggggtccatgaagaaaaccaactcagaacgctctttatttttaagaattcaatttctactgtaatttacattattttgaatcGGTTTAGTGACCTACTCGGAATGGATATACCGATTTGGGTTTCGATTCCTTTCGAAGTTAATGTTGCCGAAATAGAAATATCTTTTCAAGAGCCCCTCATCGAATTACAAAGCGATGAAATAATgcgtgcaaaattcaaagatggaaagtacaatatatggaaaacaaatcatgttgctacaaagtaccctttaCTCTGGAATAAAGCGCAGttctacgttattgcttttcctacatcttatcttgttgaagcgggatttaatcgtgtttctcaaattttatcaaaagctCGCAATAGAtttgacattgtgaaaaggggtgatcttcgactatcattaacatcgttagaaccaaatataaagaaacttgTCGAAAAGCATCAACCACAGGGATCTCACTGAATAAAcatgccttttccttttttttaatcacacacttaatttcatttgcttttttttatccagtttacataaataatgtTGGAGTGAATTAAACAGCCTGAGGAGCTCTACTCTCCGTGAGCTTTAGTTGCTTGCTAATCGAAGAAActtgtaatattgtagttgttatcgcaataatagtaataataataatagttattattacattagaacattttatttgtattaaattaattttcatttaaaaataaagcttaattatatgctatttgtttgataattaaaaccttaaaatttatattagtgaagaataaaaaattattcttatatCCCATGgctatgaaggggtccaccgagataaaaagaagggaaaaggggtccatggggaaaaaaaggttgagaaccactgatcTAAagtaattcaattgaaaaagacACAATCTTAATATTAGTTACTgcgttttattgaaatataactGCAATACTAATGTACTTTACATGTAATTATGTGAATTTCCTTTGTATAGGCATAATAATTAAGtttgttggttgtttttttccaagaaaataacAGATTTCTAAATTATTGGTTATTGGAATAGTATATATgctatctatgtatataaaaataagttgtttgtctgtctgtcgactgacgtcattataaggactgagctgtatgtcgtcatgaagttagttgtcgtcatgtttgttatgacgatgcttagtatatgacgtcattataagtatttaagaaaaaataagttgtttgtttgtgtgtctgtccgcatatgacgtctgaattatttcatcatataccaattcaaaaacgaatgtattcaagccaaagtagctaagttggtaaagcgttatgttccaggttctaggtccgagaggttccaggttcgaaccttggctttagcattaatacagaagaagaagaaaaactaaaaaaggtaaaaactacaaaaaaaaactaaaaagaaaatactaaaaaaattaattaattaattttaaaaaagaattaatttccaAAAACCTTTTGCTAAGCTATTCTCAAAGGTGGAATCAGGTATACCAACAGGGCCGTAATCTGCTGTAAAAaagataggggggggggagcaactGCCCCCAGACCCCGGTTTGCGCCCCCCTGAAATTTAGTgccttcaaaaatcttgtcaaaaacaaatatatcagGTCACCGAAAATTAAACTAACATGACATTTAACTAGTCAATTGAGGTTTTAATTGTCacagatttatttttgtaagatatttttatctgtttcgagtataatttataattcaatgTATGCTATTCATAATATTACAgtttgctaagctgttctcGAAGGTGGAATCAGGTATACCAACAGGGGCGTAATCTGCTGTAAGACAAGAAGGAGGAGGGAGAGCAACTGCCCCAAGACTCCTGTTTGCCCCCCGTGAAATTTAGTGccttcaaaaattttgtcaaaaacaactaTAGGTATACATAGTTCAAGtattcacagaaaaaaaaaatcactttcctTTAGCATTTGACTCAGTTTTCACTTgacttgggaaaattggcttgTATTTtgcacagccccccccccaaatgttgATGAAATTACGCTCCTGTGTACCAGGTGTCATGTATGTTCGATCACAGGTAGATCCTCCTGATCTACAATATGATATTGAAATTGCCTTTGAGTAAAAATCAGTAGTTATTTAAAATTACCTCAGAGGTGAGAAAATATCAAACACGACCTTTAGGAGGGACAGTGAAGATTTACTCACAGAAGAGATTAACCTATGTATAAGATAAAAGAAAGTCtgcgaaaaataaatacatttttattttagacaGTTGTTCTATATGTTCCACTTAAACACATTTCTATATTATAGCTATGAAGACAATAATTTATCCTAGATAAAAACCCTTGTTATAGTTTATTTTACAGAAATGAGCCATtcaacagaacaaaataatctAATAATCGCACTAAACCCAGTATAAACCTGTTTAGACTAGCGCAAATACGCAAGAAAGAGACAACAGGACTGGGGGTATTCCACATTAATTGGGGATGTCATTCAGACTAATCATGGAAGACAAGTTGTTAGAAAtctttaaaatgaatattacaGTCAAAGGAATCAAAAAGGAgagcggggggagggggagggtttcTACCTTCTTTTAAAGTTTAGCACAATCTTCTTActccaaaacaaatttttagtttttataaaaaaatagtaaaaatcaaCTACATCAGATACAGCttaagaataaaatacaaatattaaataattgaaGTCATTCTTTGATAAAGgagttacttttttttgtaggcTAAAAAAACAGATTCCTAACAAGTAATCATCTGATTGAGACGAACAAGTCCTAGgttataaaaaatgaataaaaaagaaaggaaaaaaaaaataaaaaaacaaaacgacaaataaaaataagaaagatcTTCAACCTGTTCTTATAGGAATTTTAGTGGCTCACTGGctgaaaaatatatgtgttGTTGTTAAGGCAGGTCAAATGGGGGCGgaggataaattaaaaatccttagtttttcaatttgatttttgaaaggaATTTTTCCTTGTAAGGATCAAAAAGCACTAAATTCCgtgttaaaactgaaaacaaaaagaaaaacaaattgcaCCAACCactgttttcttcattttccttcacacaaataaaagaaactttcaAGTATTCGATAACTTATAGATAAGAAAAATGGAGTTAGAATAAGATAGACAAAAGCTAACaccacaaaataaatatgaacaaaatgAGTATTAAATTTCATATAACTGAATTAGCTTAACACAATTACCACCAATTCTATAAGAAACGAGCAAAATTTCAATTGAGCAAACGCAAAATAAAGTAGTATCTACttaaaacagttaaataaatataaaatcaactataaaactaaaacaaaaaaggaggaaaaaaaattacgcaAAATTAACAGTCGAATAAGACTAGGAATTTTCAAATAGAAGGAGAGAAAAAAGATCTTTATCTAAAGCATAAGCACTTGAAAGCAAAATCAACCGATAGATGTACATAATAATTAGAATATCTAGTTCTATAAATGTTTACTAGCTTATAATTTAAAAGCTATGTTCAGAGATGAATAAGACCTACTTAGCAAGAAGAACATCAGAAAAAGCTCGGGGGTGCATTCCTATGAACTGGAATCGTCCCGTGTTGCTCTAAATAATCCCTGTTTcgtttctttttaagatttcacTCCGGCTCCGCGCGGATGCAAGTGTGTCTATGGCCGGATGAGAGGCAATTgcagaaaaagccaagatagatagtccgggtgagaggcaaatctggcataagccctttttcggattgtataaaaatgatgtcatttcacttgttgatagataagtctatcatcTATCCGTCCATacatcattcctagggcagaactgtggcagatagtcatagagctaagagaTACAAGATCggattgattttgggttgacGCGTGACGGAGAATATCCACTGAACTAGTATGCAAAATGagggactgaatttgcttgaACTCACAGGCGAAGTGACTTAAGCCTAATAGGCTTGGCTGCTTGAAGTCTAAAGGTGGAATACCGTGTCAAAGGATTGAAATCTTCCGATTTTCTAAAGCGAAAAGTGCACTGGTATTTGAAGGCTATTTTTTCTGTTAGGCCCCCCGAATATCGGGGGTCTGACTTTATGTGAAAGGGAGGGAGGCAGAAGTTCCggttcaatcataaaatgtcaGCAATATTCCAAATAATCGTTCTGAATTTCTAGATTGCATGGCTTTTCATACTTTGGATATAAAATGTGCTTTCTTTAAACAATCCGACAAACAAGAGTGAGAAACTGGATAATCAATTAAACTCACCTATAGCTGGTCAGCTCGATATAGTTTAAGGCTAATATTACAGTCTAAAAGTGcttcaaaatcgtctaataggAGACGATTTTCTTGTAGGAGAGAGAAAACTAACTTCCAAAGTCTTACAAATACCAAggcaaatcaaaacatgtttcaACACTCTTTCCTCGACCAACTTTATCTGTTCTCTTTAGGGACATGTTCAGGGACATGTACTCAGTCATAAAAATTCCCAGGTACTGCAGCTAAACTCCTGtgcttttacctttttttaataccaattttagaaaaatatgttaaaattaaTGTCAATAAGCATATCAaagagatatatcaaaatataagCACATAAGATGACAGGGAGATTCTCTTACTTAGGTCTGCTTAAGGGTGTGGACCCATAGATGATCCACTATTATTCAAAGGACGCTGTGGCAGTGCACATATGACTTAAAGGCAATTCAACTACTTAGGCTTTCAGTGTCAtatcttctattttatttaaatttaatttaaatttattttaataatttaattattaaattaataaaatgttaattaatttaaattaaattaattaaattaattaatattaatttaacaaaatgaaattaataatttaatttcactaaatttcattaattatttctattttatttaaaaagcactAAATTCTAACTGCTTTGAATTATACAATGAACACCATTTTCGCTAGAAAATGTTCAAAGTACCGAGGACTGTAAAAACGAAATCTGATTGGTTGAATTCAGCGAAAACTTACGCAACTATTAAAGACGTATACAGTGGGGCATTGACCAGCACCCCTAGAAATGTTTATCCTcctcgtaaaaacataaaacattgcatataaacaaatttttgatgcatttttattttattttcatgcattttattttaatttttagaggcaaaaagtattttgaggtAGACTCATTTTCACGTTTCAAAATGACTAACGTAAATTTGAAATTACCCCACAAGCTTCacaatttgaaatgaaaaaaaaaaatactaggttTCAGGTTTTAACAGACCTAATCCGggcacaaatggtaaagaaagatTTTATCTTATGTCCTTGGTAGTGATTTGGTCTTTAAAACAGTACAACAGTACACAATGCAGTCAAACTCAGAATACTACTTTCCGGGATTGTTTCTCAGACCTGAAAACTAACTCAAAAACACTTTTGGTAAAATATTGGGCAACATAAATACAATAAACACAAGTTCAAATCAGAAATCGATATTAAATCCTAACACAAATGATTAATCTGGCATTGCACTTTAACTGACACAGACAACAACTGAAACATTGAGTCGACGCCtcatgcgccagcaatggctaaGAAGGATCTTTTCCCTTGCAGACAACaacttatttcttctttttttttttattacgaatGATCCCAGACATTAAATAAAGATGATTTAAGCAGTATTGATCTCCTTTTATTTACTAAATTAtccaattattttatatttataccgAAATTAGTATTCCAAATTATTAGTTTGGCACTGCAGTCTAAGAGACATGACAACACTGATTTTATGACTGACCGCAGAcattaaataatgataatttaaAGAGTAATGGTCTCGTTCATATAGAGGAGGCAATTAACAATAAATATTGCAAGAGAACTAGCAACTTCATTAAGAGATTTGCAGAAAGTGAAAGCAGTCGATATTTCCTTCCTAAATGGAAACCTATGATAGAGTTTCTCCTTTATTTCAAACTGGCATTAGAATCATTTTGGGAACCGAGAAGATTTCCCGCATCCAATTCTAAGACGATCTCGATTTTGATTAATTGTCCAATCACAAGCTGTTCCCGTCAAAAGAGTTTCATAATCGACAATGTTCTTAGTTTAAAAGATATGAGATTCGCACCTTGTGATCACAGCTGCTAATGTTGAGACTCTTTCGACACTTAATtataaattagtgactaatttAGATTAAagaacggttttttttttaataaaaacgtttgtgaAGGCGTGATCTTGACTTTAAAACAGGGCTTTCGAGTCAGAGTTATAGTAAATTTTTGCCCAATAGAGTCGGAGTTATGGAAACATAATGGCTGGAGTCAAGCCACGCACTCTTAAATACTATAAAAAGTagcaataataaacaaaattaatattgtAGATTAACAGGgttattaaaattaacttagcaaagaatgtaataaaattttgtacTTCTTACGAAAAGGGAAGTATTACAGCTCGGAGTTGGAGCAATTATGTTTAAAGTTCCTGGAGTCGGAGTCAGTATAACTCATAACCAGCTCCAAAACCCTGCTTTAAAATGGATAAAGTCTAAAGGCGAAATGTCTTCTGTAATATAAAGCAGTGAGAGATACCAAACTACCCCCGTTTtggtgtatgtatatatatatatatatatatatatatatatatatatatatatatatataaatatatatatatatatatatatatatatataaatattccaTGTGTGAAGCCAATTTCCCTCTGTAGTGAagtttattttgattctatTGGTTCTTTAAACAGAGTGGGATTGGAGAGGAACCCACAACATGCGTCAGTCTCTGACTGCTTAAGGTATATGATccctttaagaaaaaaattttgtgacaaGTCTACAAATGGACCTTTGACCAAAAGGCTAAGAAACTTTTCTAATCTGATTCAATAGTTTTAGACTTGTTCTTTCACAAAGCCAGAATTATGAtattatttagaattttcttaGAGAAAGATTTAAACTT contains these protein-coding regions:
- the LOC136032639 gene encoding SCAN domain-containing protein 3-like gives rise to the protein MDIPIWVSIPFEVNVAEIEISFQEPLIELQSDEIMRAKFKDGKYNIWKTNHVATKYPLLWNKAQFYVIAFPTSYLVEAGFNRVSQILSKARNRFDIVKRGDLRLSLTSLEPNIKKLVEKHQPQGSH